In Mobula hypostoma chromosome 13, sMobHyp1.1, whole genome shotgun sequence, the following are encoded in one genomic region:
- the LOC134355667 gene encoding arrestin domain-containing protein 4-like isoform X1, translating to MSPGRWKPPSAMGVKVRTFGIVFDSEELSSYSSGDRVAGQVLLEASEELAVSVLRLEAKGCARVHWSDSPAAPGAPAAPRYRDEVVYLHQQQILRQAPDDQGYFILQTGKHEFPFTFHLPQGPLVTSFSGKYGSVQYWVTAILERPGVSDQVVKREFSVTSQIDVNVPYFLSSVSKSKEKTIGCWFFTSGPISLSAKIERSGFCNGEAIPIYAEFENCSSRLIMPKAAIFQTQTYLANEKTKTFRQVIANVRGNHIASGSTESWNGKTLKIPPVNPSILDCSIIRVEYSLAVYVHIPGSKKLMLELPIVIGTIPYNSFGSRTPSICGHFNMDMSWLQLTLPEQPEAPPNYADVVSEEDLARHFPSFPQADGLEHEFGSSTFAYIQEFRFQPPPIYSEVDPNPTLSEEVQHEVSFEI from the exons ATGTCTCCTGGCCGCTGGAAGCCCCCAAGCGCGATGGGGGTGAAGGTGAGAACCTTCGGTATCGTCTTCGACAGTGAGGAGCTGAGCAGCTACTCGAGCGGCGACCGGGTAGCGGGCCAAGTGCTGCTGGAGGCGAGCGAAGAGCTCGCCGTGTCTGTCTTGCGGCTGGAGGCGAAGGGCTGCGCCCGGGTCCACTGGAGCGATAGTCCGGCAGCGCCAGGCGCCCCCGCGGCGCCCCGCTACCGGGACGAGGTGGTGTACCTGCATCAGCAGCAGATCCTGCGCCAGGCCCCAG ATGATCAGGGATACTTCATTTTACAAACTGGAAAACATGAATTTCCATTCACGTTTCATCTTCCACAGGG GCCTTTGGTCACATCCTTCAGTGGAAAATATGGCAGTGTTCAATATTGGGTAACAGCAATACTGGAGCGGCCTGGTGTCTCAGATCAAGTTGTGAAGAGAGAGTTCTCTGTGACAAGTCAAATTGATGTGAATGTGCCGTATTTCTTG TCTTCAGTGTCAAAGAGTAAAGAGAAGACAATTGGTTGTTGGTTTTTTACCTCTGGACCAATTTCACTAAGTGCCAAAATTGAGAGAAGTGGATTTTGTAATG GTGAAGCAATCCCAATATATGCAGAATTTGAAAATTGCTCTTCACGCCTTATAATGCCAAAAGCTGCTATTTTTCAAACCCAAACTTATCTTGCAAATGAGAAAACTAAGACCTTCAGGCAAGTGATTGCAAATGTCCGTGGAAACCATATTGCATCTGGTAGTACTGAATCGTGGAATGGAAAGACCCTCAAAATTCCACCAGTGAACCCATCTATCTTAGATTGCAGCATCATCAGAGTGGAATACTCTTTAGCT gtCTATGTACACATTCCAGGTTCTAAAAAGTTGATGCTAGAGCTTCCTATAGTAATAGGAACAATTCCATATAATAGCTTTGGAAGCAGAACGCCTAGTATTTGTGGTCATTTCAATATGGATATGAGTTGGCTTCAACTCACCCTACCTGAGCAACCTGAAG CTCCACCCAACTATGCTGATGTTGTATCGGAGGAAGACCTTGCCAGACATTTTCCATCTTTTCCACAAGCTGATGGTTTGGAACATGAATTTGGAAGCTCCACATTTGCTTACATTCAGGAGTTCAGATTTCAGCCACCACCAATTTATTCAGAG GTTGATCCTAaccctaccctttctgaagaagTACAGCATGAAGTGTCGTTTGAAATTTGA
- the LOC134355667 gene encoding arrestin domain-containing protein 4-like isoform X2 has translation MSPGRWKPPSAMGVKVRTFGIVFDSEELSSYSSGDRVAGQVLLEASEELAVSVLRLEAKGCARVHWSDSPAAPGAPAAPRYRDEVVYLHQQQILRQAPDDQGYFILQTGKHEFPFTFHLPQGGKYGSVQYWVTAILERPGVSDQVVKREFSVTSQIDVNVPYFLSSVSKSKEKTIGCWFFTSGPISLSAKIERSGFCNGEAIPIYAEFENCSSRLIMPKAAIFQTQTYLANEKTKTFRQVIANVRGNHIASGSTESWNGKTLKIPPVNPSILDCSIIRVEYSLAVYVHIPGSKKLMLELPIVIGTIPYNSFGSRTPSICGHFNMDMSWLQLTLPEQPEAPPNYADVVSEEDLARHFPSFPQADGLEHEFGSSTFAYIQEFRFQPPPIYSEVDPNPTLSEEVQHEVSFEI, from the exons ATGTCTCCTGGCCGCTGGAAGCCCCCAAGCGCGATGGGGGTGAAGGTGAGAACCTTCGGTATCGTCTTCGACAGTGAGGAGCTGAGCAGCTACTCGAGCGGCGACCGGGTAGCGGGCCAAGTGCTGCTGGAGGCGAGCGAAGAGCTCGCCGTGTCTGTCTTGCGGCTGGAGGCGAAGGGCTGCGCCCGGGTCCACTGGAGCGATAGTCCGGCAGCGCCAGGCGCCCCCGCGGCGCCCCGCTACCGGGACGAGGTGGTGTACCTGCATCAGCAGCAGATCCTGCGCCAGGCCCCAG ATGATCAGGGATACTTCATTTTACAAACTGGAAAACATGAATTTCCATTCACGTTTCATCTTCCACAGGG TGGAAAATATGGCAGTGTTCAATATTGGGTAACAGCAATACTGGAGCGGCCTGGTGTCTCAGATCAAGTTGTGAAGAGAGAGTTCTCTGTGACAAGTCAAATTGATGTGAATGTGCCGTATTTCTTG TCTTCAGTGTCAAAGAGTAAAGAGAAGACAATTGGTTGTTGGTTTTTTACCTCTGGACCAATTTCACTAAGTGCCAAAATTGAGAGAAGTGGATTTTGTAATG GTGAAGCAATCCCAATATATGCAGAATTTGAAAATTGCTCTTCACGCCTTATAATGCCAAAAGCTGCTATTTTTCAAACCCAAACTTATCTTGCAAATGAGAAAACTAAGACCTTCAGGCAAGTGATTGCAAATGTCCGTGGAAACCATATTGCATCTGGTAGTACTGAATCGTGGAATGGAAAGACCCTCAAAATTCCACCAGTGAACCCATCTATCTTAGATTGCAGCATCATCAGAGTGGAATACTCTTTAGCT gtCTATGTACACATTCCAGGTTCTAAAAAGTTGATGCTAGAGCTTCCTATAGTAATAGGAACAATTCCATATAATAGCTTTGGAAGCAGAACGCCTAGTATTTGTGGTCATTTCAATATGGATATGAGTTGGCTTCAACTCACCCTACCTGAGCAACCTGAAG CTCCACCCAACTATGCTGATGTTGTATCGGAGGAAGACCTTGCCAGACATTTTCCATCTTTTCCACAAGCTGATGGTTTGGAACATGAATTTGGAAGCTCCACATTTGCTTACATTCAGGAGTTCAGATTTCAGCCACCACCAATTTATTCAGAG GTTGATCCTAaccctaccctttctgaagaagTACAGCATGAAGTGTCGTTTGAAATTTGA